The Spirosoma radiotolerans genome has a window encoding:
- a CDS encoding LytR/AlgR family response regulator transcription factor: protein MNVLIIEDEELAVRKLTKLLQDVDPTLTIVGTAASVQASVNWLQTHLPGQPSAPDLILMDIELADGQSFEIFEQTTVPVPVIFTTSYDEYALRAFKVNSIDYLLKPIKRHELEASLEKHRQLSAKSNPETASLVSIDALVQQLRQQVVPTDYRRRFLVRHLSQWVPIEVSDIAYFNSEEGVSLFRTRANQKYSVDYTLDELEAMLDPAQFFRANRQFIVDITSVQQIHPYFNNKLKLTLKPSPDDEVLVSRERATDFKKWMGK, encoded by the coding sequence ATGAACGTACTGATTATAGAAGATGAGGAATTAGCGGTTCGCAAACTGACAAAACTGCTACAGGATGTAGACCCAACCCTAACCATCGTAGGCACTGCGGCTAGTGTGCAGGCTTCTGTAAACTGGCTACAAACCCACTTACCTGGCCAGCCTTCGGCGCCTGATTTGATCCTGATGGATATTGAACTGGCCGATGGGCAAAGTTTCGAGATTTTTGAGCAAACAACCGTTCCTGTACCGGTGATCTTCACGACCTCCTACGATGAGTATGCGTTGCGGGCCTTTAAGGTGAATAGCATCGACTACCTGCTGAAGCCCATCAAGCGCCACGAACTTGAGGCCAGCCTGGAGAAGCACCGGCAACTAAGTGCCAAATCCAATCCTGAAACAGCTTCTCTGGTCTCGATTGATGCCCTGGTGCAGCAACTTCGCCAGCAAGTGGTTCCTACCGACTACCGTCGCCGTTTTCTGGTTCGTCACCTTTCACAGTGGGTACCTATCGAGGTAAGTGATATTGCTTATTTCAACTCGGAAGAAGGGGTAAGCCTATTTCGTACCCGTGCCAATCAAAAATACTCCGTGGATTACACCCTCGATGAACTGGAGGCTATGCTCGATCCGGCGCAGTTTTTTCGGGCCAATCGGCAATTCATTGTTGATATCACATCGGTTCAGCAAATTCATCCTTACTTCAACAACAAGCTCAAACTGACTCTGAAGCCAAGTCCTGATGACGAAGTACTGGTTAGCCGGGAACGGGCTACCGATTTTAAGAAATGGATGGGGAAATAA
- a CDS encoding glycosyltransferase, producing the protein MITPQRILFATMPMDGHFSPLTGLAVHLSNLGHDVRWYVGGEYGEKVRKLKLHHYPFVNARTINQENLEREFPERAALKGSIARLRFDIKQVFLLRAPEFVEDMKDIYQTWPFTLVVHDVAFIGGSFIKQLLPVKTVAVGVVPLTESDDYLPPSGLGRQPMRGIAGRWIQHLMRYMVQQVMFKPINVLHNQLRQVYGLPPEPDSVFDSIVRSADVYLQSGVPSFEYPRKRISANVQFVGPLLPYAKGQKHPFIQAKKALQYKKVILVTQGTIERDVQKIIVPTLEAFKNEPTTLVIVTTGGSQTSELRARFPQENFIIDDFIDFNAVMPYASVYVTNGGYGGVMLALQHNLPIVVAGIHEGKNEIAARIDYCKVGIDLKTETPSPTRIRHAVETVLTNDMYRQNVRQMGQEFSQYQPTELAEQYINALLIQEKSSRLAVVA; encoded by the coding sequence ATGATCACACCCCAACGCATTTTGTTTGCTACCATGCCAATGGATGGCCATTTTAGTCCTCTCACCGGTCTTGCCGTTCACTTAAGTAACCTTGGCCACGATGTCCGCTGGTATGTGGGCGGTGAGTACGGCGAAAAAGTACGGAAGCTTAAGTTGCACCATTATCCATTCGTGAACGCCCGAACCATCAATCAGGAAAATCTGGAGCGTGAGTTTCCGGAACGGGCCGCCCTTAAGGGTTCGATTGCCCGGCTACGGTTCGATATTAAGCAGGTGTTTCTGCTTCGTGCTCCGGAATTCGTTGAGGATATGAAAGATATCTACCAGACGTGGCCGTTCACTCTGGTAGTACATGATGTAGCCTTCATTGGGGGCTCGTTCATTAAGCAACTATTGCCCGTTAAAACCGTGGCGGTAGGCGTAGTACCCCTCACGGAGTCGGACGATTACCTGCCGCCGTCTGGTCTGGGCAGGCAACCCATGCGCGGCATAGCTGGCCGCTGGATTCAGCATCTGATGCGCTACATGGTGCAGCAGGTTATGTTCAAACCCATCAATGTCCTGCACAATCAACTTCGACAGGTCTATGGTCTGCCGCCTGAGCCGGACTCCGTGTTCGATTCGATCGTACGTTCTGCCGATGTTTATCTCCAAAGTGGCGTACCCAGCTTTGAGTACCCTCGCAAACGGATAAGTGCCAATGTTCAGTTTGTGGGGCCGCTGCTCCCCTACGCCAAAGGTCAAAAGCACCCGTTTATACAGGCAAAAAAAGCGTTGCAGTACAAAAAAGTTATTTTAGTAACTCAGGGGACGATAGAGCGGGATGTCCAAAAAATCATTGTACCAACCCTGGAAGCTTTTAAAAATGAGCCTACTACGCTGGTGATCGTCACAACTGGTGGCTCCCAAACGAGTGAGTTGCGTGCGCGTTTTCCGCAGGAAAATTTCATTATTGATGACTTTATCGATTTTAATGCGGTTATGCCCTATGCCAGTGTGTATGTAACAAACGGGGGCTATGGCGGGGTAATGCTTGCGCTGCAACACAACCTGCCGATTGTCGTCGCGGGAATTCACGAGGGTAAAAACGAGATTGCAGCCCGCATTGATTACTGTAAGGTAGGCATAGACCTGAAGACTGAGACGCCCAGCCCCACCCGCATTCGCCATGCCGTCGAAACTGTATTGACCAATGACATGTACCGGCAGAATGTCCGTCAAATGGGGCAAGAGTTCAGTCAGTATCAACCAACTGAACTGGCGGAACAATACATCAATGCGCTTTTAATACAAGAGAAAAGCTCCCGGCTGGCCGTTGTGGCCTAG
- a CDS encoding SusC/RagA family TonB-linked outer membrane protein, giving the protein MPALAQDFLVTGRVTSAEDKTGLPGVSVQLKGTTRGTTTDAEGNYRLNVPANGRLVFSFIGFASQEVAIGNKSAIAISLVPDAANLDEVIVTTFGTAKRASFTGSAGTLSPTQIQNRGVSNVAQALSGAVSGVQTTAGSGQPGSAPEIRIRGFGSISSGNDPLYVVDGIPYSGNIANINPGDIESVSVLKDAASTALYGARAANGVVVVTTKKGQKDRNTINVRYTQGFSKRGLPEYDRVGTGQYYPLMWEMYRNSIAYRATNPVPLATANADATNRLVSLVGYNVYNVPDNQLVNTDGQMNPNATLLYSPDDLNWEKPITRQGNRSELNVSFAGGQKNSDYFVSLSYLNDKGYLIRSDFDRFTGRININSQMKPWFRVGANLSTTISKSNQADADGSTNFVNPFFFSRNIGPIYPVYAYDPANPGQFLTLPNGQRRWDYGNLTSLGLPARPQFGGRHSVAETTLNQNYLRRNVLGARGFAEVSFLKDFKFSVNVGTDITNTNFVTYGNPEIGDGAPAGRATHQFQNISSYNLNQLLNYNKSFGKNTFDVLLGHENFSINDNNLEGSRSQQIVDGNYELGNFTTTTNLASVYNTRRVEGYFSRINYDYDQKYFLSASVRRDGSSKFYKDSRWGTFYSVSGAWRLDQEAFLRSIPTISSMKLRASYGQTGNDGGGNTAQFAQDNTISYYAWQPLFGLGSWNNASEAGILQTSLGNQNLAWESSNSFDAALEFSLFKGRVSGTVEYFDRRSANLIFAVPLPLSDGISTVTRNIGTMYNRGMEVELGIEPIRTKDFTWRLDLNATRVKNRITKMPDENPEIIDGTKKLAVGRSIYDYWLREYMGVNPATGEAQYRAANYVASNSRIVAETGDTLTTSVNNARYHYNGSSIPALSGGFTNTFRYKGLTLSALTVYQLGGKTYDGAYAALMSSGGYGSAKSVDILNRWQNPGDITNVPRMDAGRTSDFDAQSDRWLTDASYLNLRSVTLSYALPATLARKAFLENAQVYITGENFLILSHRKGMNVQQTFTGVTSNVFSPAKSIILGVSFTL; this is encoded by the coding sequence ATGCCAGCGCTAGCACAGGACTTTTTGGTGACGGGCCGTGTCACGTCAGCAGAAGACAAGACCGGTTTGCCGGGCGTGAGTGTTCAGCTTAAAGGAACCACACGTGGGACAACGACCGATGCCGAAGGCAATTACCGGTTAAATGTACCTGCCAATGGTCGTTTGGTCTTTAGCTTTATTGGCTTTGCCTCGCAGGAAGTGGCTATAGGCAATAAGTCGGCAATTGCCATAAGCCTGGTGCCCGATGCCGCTAATCTGGATGAAGTCATTGTCACAACGTTTGGTACAGCCAAGCGGGCCTCTTTTACTGGTTCAGCCGGAACACTTTCACCTACACAGATTCAGAATCGAGGTGTTAGTAACGTGGCGCAGGCGCTTTCCGGCGCGGTATCGGGTGTTCAGACAACGGCTGGCAGCGGACAGCCGGGCTCCGCTCCCGAAATTCGTATCCGGGGCTTTGGCTCAATCTCGTCTGGAAACGATCCGCTTTATGTGGTAGACGGTATTCCCTATTCGGGAAACATTGCCAATATCAACCCAGGCGACATTGAAAGTGTATCTGTTCTGAAGGATGCCGCGTCAACCGCTCTGTATGGCGCCCGGGCTGCTAATGGTGTCGTGGTCGTAACTACCAAAAAAGGGCAGAAAGACCGGAATACCATTAATGTACGGTACACTCAGGGCTTCAGCAAACGGGGCTTGCCCGAATACGATCGCGTTGGTACCGGGCAATATTATCCGCTGATGTGGGAAATGTACCGCAATAGCATTGCCTACCGCGCCACTAACCCCGTACCTCTGGCTACCGCAAACGCCGATGCCACAAACCGGCTGGTTAGTTTGGTAGGCTATAACGTATACAACGTACCGGACAACCAATTAGTCAATACCGATGGGCAGATGAACCCAAACGCTACGCTCCTGTACTCGCCCGATGATTTGAACTGGGAGAAGCCCATTACACGTCAGGGAAACCGGAGCGAGCTGAATGTAAGCTTTGCCGGTGGACAGAAAAACTCCGATTATTTTGTTTCCCTGTCGTACCTGAACGATAAAGGCTACCTAATACGCTCTGACTTTGACCGGTTTACGGGCCGTATCAATATCAACTCTCAGATGAAACCCTGGTTTCGGGTGGGGGCCAACCTGTCGACGACCATTTCAAAGTCTAACCAGGCGGATGCTGATGGCAGCACTAACTTTGTAAACCCGTTCTTCTTCTCCCGGAACATTGGTCCAATCTATCCGGTCTACGCGTACGATCCGGCAAACCCCGGCCAGTTTCTGACGCTGCCAAACGGCCAGCGACGCTGGGATTACGGTAACCTGACATCCCTTGGCTTACCCGCTCGGCCTCAATTCGGCGGTCGCCATTCGGTGGCAGAGACGACGCTGAACCAGAACTATTTACGCCGTAATGTACTTGGCGCGCGGGGTTTTGCCGAGGTTTCGTTTTTGAAGGATTTCAAATTTTCGGTAAACGTAGGTACGGATATTACCAACACAAATTTCGTTACCTATGGTAATCCTGAAATAGGAGATGGCGCTCCGGCGGGCCGTGCGACGCACCAATTCCAGAACATTTCCAGCTATAACCTCAATCAGTTGCTGAACTACAACAAATCGTTCGGAAAAAACACGTTTGATGTATTGCTGGGACACGAAAACTTCAGCATCAACGATAATAACCTGGAAGGGTCACGCTCACAGCAAATTGTGGATGGCAACTATGAGTTAGGTAACTTCACGACGACAACCAACCTGGCGTCGGTGTATAATACGCGTCGGGTAGAGGGTTACTTCTCCCGGATCAATTACGATTACGACCAGAAGTACTTCTTATCCGCTTCGGTTCGGCGCGATGGGTCGAGTAAATTCTACAAGGATTCACGCTGGGGCACGTTCTACTCCGTCAGTGGAGCCTGGCGTTTAGATCAGGAGGCTTTCCTGCGGTCGATTCCAACCATCAGCTCTATGAAATTGCGGGCTTCGTATGGTCAGACGGGGAATGACGGTGGCGGCAATACCGCACAATTTGCCCAGGACAACACCATCAGCTACTACGCCTGGCAACCTCTTTTTGGCTTAGGTAGCTGGAATAATGCATCGGAAGCCGGTATTCTGCAAACCAGCCTTGGCAACCAGAACCTGGCCTGGGAGTCCAGCAATTCGTTTGATGCGGCCCTGGAATTCAGTCTGTTCAAGGGGCGTGTTTCGGGTACGGTTGAGTACTTTGATCGCCGATCGGCCAACTTGATCTTCGCCGTACCCTTGCCCTTGTCGGATGGTATCTCGACCGTTACCCGAAACATCGGCACGATGTACAACCGGGGTATGGAAGTTGAGTTGGGTATTGAACCCATCCGCACGAAGGATTTCACCTGGCGCCTTGACCTGAACGCTACCCGCGTGAAAAACCGGATCACGAAAATGCCGGACGAAAACCCTGAAATTATCGACGGAACGAAAAAACTGGCCGTTGGCCGGTCCATCTACGACTACTGGCTCCGCGAATACATGGGCGTGAACCCGGCTACGGGCGAAGCCCAATACCGGGCCGCCAACTACGTGGCGTCTAATTCCCGCATTGTTGCCGAAACTGGCGACACACTCACCACCAGCGTTAACAACGCCCGATATCATTATAATGGCTCGTCTATTCCAGCCCTGTCGGGTGGATTTACGAACACCTTCCGGTACAAAGGCCTTACGCTGTCGGCGCTGACGGTGTATCAACTGGGCGGTAAAACCTACGACGGTGCCTATGCTGCGCTGATGAGTTCGGGCGGGTATGGCAGTGCCAAATCGGTCGATATCCTGAATCGGTGGCAGAATCCCGGCGATATCACCAATGTGCCCCGTATGGATGCTGGCCGTACCTCCGACTTTGATGCGCAATCAGACCGCTGGCTCACGGATGCCAGTTACCTGAATCTGCGTTCGGTAACGCTTTCCTACGCACTGCCAGCTACACTGGCCCGTAAAGCATTTCTGGAGAACGCCCAGGTGTACATCACGGGCGAAAACTTCCTTATTCTGTCGCATCGGAAAGGGATGAACGTTCAACAGACCTTCACCGGAGTAACCAGCAACGTATTCAGCCCAGCCAAGAGTATTATTCTGGGTGTTTCATTTACGCTTTAA
- a CDS encoding RagB/SusD family nutrient uptake outer membrane protein → MKARYITLVLALGLLTTACEKDYLETSPTASIDAGAAYATTKNAASAINGIYRAMVVRYLSSQGHFGHPAMMIIIDALGEDLVLSNTSNTWHLPEQRWQAHRSETSVGDQLPYELYYRLIGNANIGIANIDNAAGTQAERNQVKGEALGIRAFSYFNLVQLYGKRYDAAAKPNSQPGVPLVLTPTTAGLPRATVEEIYTQINKDLADAATLLTSARSFKSHINLEVIKGFQARVALTQQNWADAAKYAAEARKGYSLMTTAQYQEGFSDIGNPEWIWGFDHVEDQSEFFGAFHSYMSSNYNSTNIRVTPKVINSLLYDRIPATDVRSKMWVKTPTTTNSIVPTGGVRAPYMNQKFRLPGTPSTSAMGDIPYMRAAEMYLIEAEAQARLGNATAAASVLFDLVSKRDPSYKLSTSTGTQLIDEILFNRRIELWGEGFRFTDLKRMNLPLNRNGANISSAVAVLFDVAPGDVQWEFLIPRREINANKAIVQNPL, encoded by the coding sequence ATGAAAGCAAGATATATAACTCTAGTATTAGCGCTGGGTCTGCTGACAACAGCCTGCGAAAAAGACTATCTGGAAACGTCGCCCACCGCTAGCATCGATGCCGGGGCTGCGTATGCCACCACGAAAAATGCAGCCAGTGCCATCAATGGAATTTACCGGGCAATGGTCGTGCGGTACCTCAGCTCACAAGGTCATTTTGGGCATCCAGCCATGATGATCATCATCGATGCGCTGGGCGAAGACTTAGTGTTGAGCAACACATCCAATACCTGGCACCTGCCCGAACAGCGGTGGCAGGCCCACCGCTCGGAAACATCGGTTGGTGATCAACTGCCTTACGAGTTGTATTACCGGCTAATTGGGAATGCAAACATTGGTATTGCCAATATAGACAACGCTGCAGGCACCCAGGCAGAACGGAATCAGGTTAAAGGAGAGGCTTTGGGAATCCGGGCGTTCTCGTATTTCAATCTGGTGCAGCTGTATGGAAAGCGGTACGATGCCGCTGCCAAACCCAATAGTCAGCCTGGTGTCCCGCTTGTCTTGACACCCACCACAGCGGGCCTCCCCCGGGCAACGGTCGAGGAGATATACACCCAGATCAATAAGGACTTGGCTGATGCTGCCACACTGCTGACCTCGGCTCGTAGCTTTAAGTCGCACATAAACCTGGAGGTGATAAAAGGCTTCCAGGCTCGGGTGGCACTGACCCAACAGAACTGGGCTGATGCGGCCAAATATGCCGCCGAAGCCCGCAAGGGGTATTCTTTAATGACCACAGCCCAGTATCAGGAAGGATTTTCGGATATCGGCAATCCTGAGTGGATATGGGGTTTTGACCATGTTGAAGATCAGTCGGAGTTTTTTGGCGCGTTCCACTCGTATATGTCCAGCAACTACAACTCGACCAACATTCGTGTAACGCCGAAAGTCATCAACAGCCTGCTCTACGATCGGATTCCAGCTACGGATGTCCGGTCGAAAATGTGGGTAAAGACGCCAACGACAACCAACTCCATTGTGCCAACGGGTGGCGTACGGGCTCCCTACATGAACCAGAAGTTCCGGCTGCCGGGCACGCCATCCACCAGCGCAATGGGCGATATTCCCTACATGCGGGCTGCGGAGATGTATTTGATCGAAGCCGAAGCGCAGGCGCGTCTGGGCAACGCCACGGCTGCGGCCAGCGTGCTGTTCGATCTGGTCAGTAAGCGGGATCCTTCCTACAAACTGTCGACAAGCACCGGTACACAACTGATCGATGAGATTTTATTCAACCGGCGTATCGAATTATGGGGCGAAGGTTTTCGGTTTACTGACCTCAAACGGATGAACCTGCCGCTGAACCGGAACGGAGCGAACATCAGCTCGGCTGTAGCTGTTCTGTTCGATGTAGCCCCCGGCGATGTTCAATGGGAGTTTCTGATTCCACGGCGGGAAATAAATGCCAATAAAGCAATCGTTCAAAATCCGTTATAA
- a CDS encoding sensor histidine kinase produces MQQLNDKWMRLGGVALLALVGQWVMFGYTNVPYPADWRIPLFFMTGSVVVWECNRRGIIVSRQRYPELAQTGHRVLFQLIWFVLFASAIRISQTFIYHQIGLFPAEDYFLFKPYFFNTLVSVVGTIQVAAVFEGMYLYERWKVAYIETEELKKVNLQSQLDSLKMQLNPHFLFNNLNSLSSLITTDTDQADSFLNELSSVYRYLLQQNKRDLCPLSDELTFINAYFHLLKARYSDAIFMEVDVENKYLSYQIPTLTLQLLFENAIKHNIILAEQPLRIRVYTRDGRLIVANNRQIKKVTVPSPRNGLQNFITKYKLLGQSPVIVQDDVEAKTFSVSMPLLLPTYAE; encoded by the coding sequence ATGCAACAACTAAATGACAAGTGGATGCGACTGGGTGGCGTTGCCCTGCTGGCACTGGTGGGGCAATGGGTTATGTTCGGCTACACCAACGTGCCTTACCCCGCTGACTGGCGTATCCCCCTGTTCTTCATGACGGGCTCGGTTGTTGTGTGGGAATGCAACCGGCGAGGCATCATTGTTTCTCGCCAGCGGTATCCCGAGCTGGCCCAAACAGGGCACCGGGTATTGTTTCAATTGATCTGGTTTGTCCTGTTTGCCAGTGCTATCCGCATTTCGCAGACCTTCATTTACCACCAGATTGGCCTTTTCCCAGCCGAAGATTACTTCCTGTTCAAGCCTTATTTTTTCAATACGCTCGTATCGGTTGTCGGTACGATCCAGGTTGCGGCCGTTTTCGAAGGGATGTACCTCTATGAACGCTGGAAGGTTGCCTACATCGAAACGGAAGAACTAAAAAAAGTGAACCTGCAAAGCCAGCTCGATTCGTTGAAGATGCAGCTTAATCCGCACTTTCTGTTCAATAATTTGAATTCGCTTTCTTCCTTAATAACAACCGACACCGATCAGGCGGATAGTTTTCTGAACGAGCTATCGTCTGTTTACCGCTACCTGCTTCAGCAGAACAAGCGCGATCTCTGCCCACTTTCCGATGAACTGACGTTTATAAATGCCTACTTCCATTTGCTCAAAGCCCGCTATAGCGACGCCATCTTTATGGAGGTCGATGTTGAAAACAAGTACCTGTCGTATCAGATTCCAACGCTCACGCTCCAGCTCCTTTTCGAAAACGCGATCAAGCATAACATTATCCTGGCCGAGCAGCCGTTAAGGATTCGAGTATACACCCGGGACGGGCGATTGATCGTCGCCAACAATCGGCAGATCAAGAAAGTAACTGTCCCCTCTCCCCGCAATGGGCTTCAGAATTTTATCACCAAGTATAAGTTACTCGGCCAGTCACCCGTCATTGTTCAGGATGATGTCGAAGCAAAAACCTTCTCGGTCAGTATGCCGTTACTGCTACCTACTTACGCGGAGTAA
- a CDS encoding sodium:solute symporter, which translates to MSILDWSVLALSLIGIIAYGLWRSRGSRSMDDYLLAGQSLPWYHVGLSVMATQASAVTFLSAPGQGFSDGMRFVQFYFGLPLAMVVLSVTFVPIFHKLRIYTAYEFLETRFDARVRTLTAGLFLLQRGLSTGLSIYAPAIILSTILGWNIYWTNLLMGGIVLVYTVTGGTKAISYTHLQQMAIVTFAMGLAGYLTVKMLPESVGFVDALHVAGEAGRMNLIDLKFDPNSRYNLWSGLIGGFFLQLSYFGTDQSQVGRYLTGQSIGQSRLGLLMNGLLKVPMQFLILLVGVLVFVFYQYNPSPTFFNKQETDRLKQSKYASAYQLAEIKHQNLTAQRQRAVQDMQVALTTNNEAAQDAAGSILRQTDVALKAVKTDVTKLIQQNNPSADVNDVNYVFLRFVLDYLPHGLIGLLIAVIFSASMGSIASAYNSLASTTVVDIYKRLMKSDSDDAHYLAVSRWSTVGWGVFCIVVAQFANRLGSMIEAVNILGSLFYGVILGVFVVAFYAKSIGGRATFWASILAEILVVVSWYLDLTAFLWLNVIGCLLVVGIAWALQRIMPQNS; encoded by the coding sequence ATGAGTATTCTTGACTGGAGCGTACTGGCTCTTTCGTTGATAGGCATCATCGCCTATGGGTTGTGGCGCAGTCGGGGTAGCCGGAGTATGGACGATTACCTGCTAGCCGGGCAATCGCTGCCCTGGTATCATGTGGGGCTTTCGGTGATGGCTACCCAAGCCAGCGCCGTCACATTTTTGTCGGCGCCGGGGCAGGGCTTTAGTGATGGAATGCGCTTTGTGCAGTTTTATTTTGGCTTGCCCCTGGCCATGGTGGTACTGTCGGTTACGTTCGTTCCGATTTTTCATAAGCTGCGGATTTACACCGCTTATGAATTTCTGGAAACCCGTTTCGATGCGCGGGTGCGGACACTTACGGCAGGCTTATTTCTGTTGCAACGGGGGTTGTCGACGGGACTGTCGATTTATGCCCCAGCCATTATTCTGTCCACAATTCTGGGCTGGAACATCTACTGGACCAACCTGCTCATGGGTGGTATTGTACTCGTATATACGGTTACGGGCGGTACAAAAGCCATTTCCTACACGCACCTTCAGCAGATGGCCATTGTCACCTTCGCCATGGGGCTGGCGGGCTACCTGACCGTTAAGATGCTACCCGAAAGTGTCGGTTTCGTGGATGCCCTGCACGTAGCAGGGGAAGCGGGACGAATGAACCTCATTGACCTGAAGTTCGACCCAAACAGCCGCTACAACCTCTGGTCGGGCCTGATTGGCGGCTTTTTTCTTCAACTTTCCTACTTCGGCACCGACCAGTCGCAAGTGGGACGCTACCTCACTGGCCAGTCGATTGGACAAAGCCGGTTGGGATTGCTGATGAATGGGTTATTGAAAGTACCCATGCAGTTTCTGATTCTGCTGGTGGGTGTACTGGTGTTTGTTTTTTATCAATACAATCCATCGCCGACCTTCTTCAACAAGCAGGAAACCGACCGACTAAAGCAAAGCAAGTACGCATCTGCCTACCAACTGGCCGAGATCAAGCACCAAAACCTGACGGCTCAGCGACAGCGGGCGGTGCAGGATATGCAGGTAGCACTGACCACGAACAACGAAGCTGCGCAGGATGCGGCAGGGTCCATACTACGCCAAACGGATGTAGCTCTGAAAGCAGTTAAAACGGATGTTACCAAACTTATTCAGCAAAACAATCCATCGGCAGACGTCAACGATGTTAATTATGTTTTCCTGCGGTTTGTCCTAGACTACCTGCCACACGGCCTGATTGGCTTGCTGATTGCCGTTATTTTCAGCGCATCGATGGGGAGCATAGCCTCCGCCTATAATTCACTGGCTTCGACAACGGTTGTCGACATATACAAACGGCTGATGAAGAGCGATTCCGACGATGCGCATTACCTGGCTGTTTCGCGCTGGTCTACCGTAGGGTGGGGGGTGTTTTGTATTGTTGTCGCCCAGTTTGCCAACCGACTAGGCAGTATGATCGAGGCTGTAAATATCCTGGGGTCATTGTTTTACGGCGTCATTCTTGGGGTATTTGTCGTTGCGTTTTACGCCAAATCCATTGGTGGTCGGGCTACGTTCTGGGCGTCGATACTGGCGGAAATACTCGTGGTAGTGAGTTGGTACCTCGATCTGACGGCCTTCTTATGGCTCAATGTCATTGGGTGTCTGCTGGTTGTAGGCATTGCCTGGGCGCTGCAGCGAATCATGCCCCAAAATTCATAA
- a CDS encoding DUF2911 domain-containing protein, producing the protein MRKLSLTAVAICLAAQLTTAQIKLPSPSPGASVMQTVGTTDITVTYSRPSLKGRDPFVGSFVPAGKIWRTGANGATIFTTTTDLMVNGKTLPAGSYSIMSIPNADAFTLIFNKDKAVTEASYKQADDVLRVDLTPKENNEKIETFTIGFSDLTDSTAKMNFMWANSKASADLRVDVNANSAANVDKAVADKPEDAAVLQAAANYNLSKGRNLEQALGWIDKSISLKETYRNLYVKSQILAKMGKYTEAVPLAKKALSMGQSSNDSAFPFFKEGIEKSIAEYTAQIPAMPAMKPGKGKKKA; encoded by the coding sequence ATGCGCAAACTTTCGCTTACAGCAGTTGCTATTTGTTTAGCAGCGCAATTAACCACCGCACAAATTAAGTTGCCATCACCCAGCCCCGGCGCATCGGTTATGCAAACCGTGGGGACGACTGACATTACCGTAACGTACTCGCGACCAAGCCTGAAAGGACGCGATCCTTTTGTTGGTTCGTTTGTTCCAGCGGGTAAAATCTGGCGCACCGGGGCCAATGGCGCTACGATTTTTACGACTACCACCGACTTGATGGTGAATGGCAAAACGCTGCCAGCAGGGAGTTACTCGATCATGTCGATTCCAAACGCCGACGCGTTTACCCTCATTTTCAACAAAGACAAAGCCGTCACGGAAGCGTCGTACAAGCAAGCCGACGACGTACTGCGGGTTGACCTGACACCGAAGGAAAATAACGAGAAGATTGAAACTTTTACCATTGGCTTTAGCGATTTGACCGACAGCACGGCCAAAATGAATTTCATGTGGGCTAACTCGAAAGCCAGCGCCGATTTGCGCGTCGATGTGAATGCCAACTCAGCCGCCAACGTGGACAAAGCCGTAGCCGACAAGCCTGAAGATGCGGCTGTGCTACAGGCAGCCGCCAACTACAACCTCTCGAAAGGTCGTAACCTGGAGCAGGCTTTAGGCTGGATCGACAAGTCGATTTCCCTGAAAGAAACCTACCGTAACCTGTACGTAAAATCGCAGATTCTGGCCAAGATGGGCAAATACACCGAAGCGGTTCCTCTGGCTAAAAAAGCCCTGTCTATGGGTCAATCGTCCAATGATTCGGCGTTCCCGTTTTTCAAGGAAGGTATCGAAAAAAGCATCGCTGAATACACCGCCCAAATCCCTGCCATGCCGGCTATGAAACCTGGCAAGGGCAAGAAAAAGGCGTAA